The sequence GTCGTTGCTCTGGTTCGAACGATTACTCTGACGGCTGTCATTGCGCGAGCTTTGACGGCTGTCGTTGCGGCCTTCGCTGCGAGTGTCGTTACGAGACTCGTTGCGCGAGTCCTGACGATTGCGTCCGCTGCCATTGGTGTTGCGACGACGGTTGGCGTTGTTCTTGCCGTTTCCGTTACGGCTGTCGTCATCGTTGCCGCTGTCGGCGCTCTCGGCCGATGCAGCAGGCGCCTGTGCGGCGGCAACCGGAGCCGGCGTGGTGTGGGACACGCTCTTGACAGCGGCTTCGGTGCGCGCCGGCGGCTTGTCGAAGTTCGGGTCCGGTTCCTTGCCGACTTCGGTCTCGACGGACAGTTCGAAGCTGGACTTGTCGGCACCGTCTTCATCGACGTGGTCATCACGCAGACGCACGACTTCGTAGTGCGGGGTGTCGAGTTCCGGGTTCGGCAGCAGCACGACATTCACGCCCTGACGACGTTCGATGTCGAACAGCGTGGCGCGCTTCTCGTTGAGCAGGTAGGTCGCGACCGGCACCGGCAGAATGGCGCGGATCTGCGAGCTGCGCTCCTTCATGGCCTCTTCTTCGATCAGGCGCATGATCGAGAGCGCCATGGAGCGCACGTCACGGATGGTGCCCTGGCCGTCACAGCGCGGGCAGACCACGCCGCTGGTCTCGCCCAGAGACGGACGCAGGCGCTGGCGCGACATTTCCATCAGGCCGAAGCGTGAGATGCGACCGATCTGGACGCGGGCGCGGTCGATCTTGAGCGCATCGCGCACGCGATTCTCGACTTCACGCTGGTTGCGTGCCGGTGTCATGTCGATGAAGTCGATCACCACCAGGCCGCCGATATCGCGCAGGCGCAGCTGACGAGCGATCTCGTCCGCGGCTTCCAGGTTGGTCTGCAGCGCGGTTTCCTCGATATCACTGCCGCGGGTGGCGCGAGCGGAGTTGATGTCGATGGAAACGAGGGCTTCGGTGTGGTCGATGACGATGGCGCCACCGGAGGGCAGCTTCACTTCACGCTGGTAGGCGGTCTCGATCTGGGATTCGATCTGGAAGCGCGAGAACAGCGGCACATCGTCTTCGTAGAGCTTGATCTTCTGCTGGTAGCTCGGCATCACCTGACGCACGAAGGACAGCGCTTCTTCCTGGACTTCCGGAGAGTCGATCAGCACCTCACCGATGTCATTGCGCAGGTAATCGCGCATGGCACGGATGATGACGTTGGATTCACGGTAGATCAGGAAGGGGGCTGGGCGGCTGGAAGCAGCCTTGGTCACCGCGTCCCACACCTGGGCCAGGTAGTCGAGGTCCCATTGCAGTTCTTCGGCGCTCTTGCCGATGCCGGCGGTGCGCACGATGACGCCCATCTTGTCCGGCAGGGTCAGGCTGTTCATCGCTTCCTTCAGCTGAGCGCGCTCTTCGCCCTCGATGCGGCGGGAAATACCACCGGCACGCGGGTTGTTGGGCATCAGCACCAGGAAGCGGCCGGCCAGGCTGATGAAGGTGGTCAGGGCGGCGCCCTTGTTGCCACGTTCTTCCTTGTCGACCTGGACGATGACTTCCTGGCCTTCCTTGAGCACTTCACGAATGTTGGGGCGGCCCTGGCCGGGGTCCTTGGAGAAGTACTCGCGGGAGATTTCCTTGAGCGGCAGGAAGCCGTGGCGTTCGGCGCCGAAGTCGACGAAGCAGGCTTCGAGGCTGGGCTCGATGCGGGTGATCTTGCCGCGGTAGATATTGGCTTTCTTCTGTTCGCGGGCGCCGGACTCGATGTCGAGATCGTAAAGGCGTTGTCCGTCGACCAGTGCGACGCGCAGCTCTTCCGGCTGGGTCGCGTTGATGAGCATCCGTTTCATGTCGTCTCGCTAGACTGGGCGTGCCGAAGGGCAGCCGCATTGTGCGTCGGCGACGAGGAACCGTTTTCCGCTTCGTGTTGTGCTCAGCGCATGTCGTGGAATGCGTTTTTCGCATGCAGGCAAGTCCGTGACGGGCCACATGCGGCATGATCATGTTGAGTACTTGGAAGAGGCAGGACGTGTTGCGGGGATTGGTACTCCTCCGGCCCTGCGGTCTCTTCCCTAACACCTGGCATTTGCCGATTCATCGACGCCGGCCTTCGGCACGGATATCGAATGATGACCCGGGCTTCATGCCCGAGCGGTCTTGTGTCGTTGGCCCATGAATGACTGGGCATCTTGCTGTCTTGCCTGCGCAGGCGACTTTCGGGCTCTCGCGACATCATCTCGTGGAGTCTGCAACGAAGGCTCGAAGGGCGATTGCGCTGCGGCGCGCGGCGTCATGCGTTCCGCGCCCGCTGATATCGTCATCAGGTCCTGTGAGACCTGAGCGACATCGATGTTTTGCGTCAGCTGTTGGTCCGGCCACTGGCCGCGAATGACTGTCCTTGGGGCTGCCTTCGCTGCCTGTGATTGACAGGTGCGATGCGCGGGACAGCACGCTACCGACATGGTAGATGACAACAGGGTGCTTGCGTGACCTGCACGGTGCTGATGTCGGTGCGCGTTGCTTCATTGCGGGCCATCTGACCCTCTCCGCCGGCGTGAAGCACCTTGTTGAAGTGCCGGGTGCGCCGTTTTTCCGGCCGCTGTGACAGGGCTGCGGAGACGATGATCGGGCATATAGAGAAGGCCCATCTCACTGCGCTCGAATATACCAGTAAAGGTATGTACCAGCAATTCAGCTGCCAGATCAAACGCTTCGCTACATCGCCTGAGATACGAGGCCCGGCGAGCCGCTCGTGCGATCGCCATGTGGCGCGATGATTCCCCATTGGTCGCATGACACCGTAGAATGGCCGGTCTGAGTGCGTCACGGCGCACGGCAACAAGATGAGCAGGCCGCGCGAAGGCGGGGCCGGAAGGAGTGCGACATGGCCGACGGCCAATCAGTCCAGTGGATCGAGGTTGCCCCGGAGTTGGCCGGGCAACGTATCGACAACTTTCTGCGTACCCGCTTGAAGGGCGCACCCAAGGCGTTGATCTATCGCATCGTGCGCAAGGGGGAAGTGCGCGTGAACAAGAAGCGCATCAAGGTGGATTACCGCCTGCAGGCCGGTGATCTGGTGCGCGTACCGCCACTGCGCCTCTCGCCGGAAGCCGCTGTCCAGGAAGTCAGCGACAACCTGCGTGAGGTGCTGGCGGGCTGCATCGTGCGAGAGACGGATGATTTCATGGTCATCAACAAGCCCTCAGGACTTGCCGTGCATGGCGGCAGTGGCGTCAAGATCGGCCTGATCGAGGCCATGCGCCAGATTCGTACTGATCTGCCGTTCCTGGAGCTGGTGCACCGCCTGGACCGTGATACTTCCGGTTGCATTCTGCTGGCCAAGTCGCGGGCAGCGCTGTTGCAGCTCAATGCCGACCTCAAGGCCCACAAGATGACCAAGCTGTATCTGGCACTGGTCGAGGGGCGCTGGGATTCCCGGCGCGATTACGTCAATGCGCCACTGGAGCGCTATGACGGAGGCAATGGTGAGCGGCGAGTGCGTGTCGATGAGGCTGGCAAGACAGCCAGTACCCGCTATGCCGTGCGTGAGGCCTATCCGAGCATGACGCTGGTCGAGGCCGAGCCGATCACCGGGCGCACCCACCAGATCCGCGTGCACTCGGTGCATGCCGGGCATCCGCTGCTCGGCGATACCAAGTACGGTACCGAGCGCGGCAATGCACTGGCGAAGAAGGTCGGGCTGGAGCGCCTCTTCCTGCATGCCGCCCAGTTGAGTTTTCCTGATCCGATCGATGGGCGCACCGTCACCGTGCGCGCGCCGCTGGACAAGCGGATGAAGCGCGTTCTTGCCACCGCCAGGGAGCTGGGAGCTCGTCATGACTGATCTCGCTGCAGGACTGCCGCAACCACGCTATCGGCTGGTCATCTTCGACTGGGATGGCACCTTGATGGACTCCGAGGCACGTATCGTCGACTGCCTGCAGGCGGCGTCGGTGGCTACCGGTATGGGCGAGTTACCGGCCCACGCCGCGCGTGACATCATCGGGCTCGGGTTGCCTGAAGCCATGGAGCGCCTGTTCCCGGGGGCGACGGCCGAGCAGTGCGATGCACTGGTCGAGGCCTACAAGGCGCATTTCGTGGCGGTTGATACCACCCCGCTGGACTTCTTTCCCGGTGTCGAGGCCGGTATCCAGCGTCTGCGGCGTCACCCCGAGCAGCTGCTGGCGGTCGCGACCGGCAAGAGCCGTCGCGGACTGGATCGCATGTTCAAGGCCCATGACTGTGGTGACTGGTTCCACGCCTCGCGCACCGCGGACGTGACGCTGTCCAAGCCGCATCCGCGCATGCTCGAGGAGCTGCTGGTCGAGCTGAACGTTGAGGCGCATGAGGCGCTGATGGTCGGCGATACCGAATATGATCTCGAGATGGCGCGCGCACTGGGGATGCACAGTGTCGGCGTCGACTACGGCGTTCACAGTGTTCCGCGCCTTGAGTCCTGTGCGCCGCAGCGTATCGTCTCGCATTTCGATGAATTGATGGAGTGGCTGTGCGTGGCCGGATAGCGGCCACGATTGCCCGGTACAGGAGCAGCAAGCGATGAGTGACAGGCCGCAGGACCCCTGGCGTGAAGGGCCGCAAGGCAAGGGCGAGAGTGACGTGGGTGGGGCGGGTGTGGGCAGCGCTGCCGGTGACCGAGAGGTGGACTGGCAGGCGCGCGAGCGTACCGTGCAGCTCGAGATGATGGACCGCTGGGTGCAGGGTGTGGTGACCGAGCAGCGGCGTTCGCGGCGCTGGAAGCTGTTCTTCCGCTTCCTGTTCGCGTTGCTGTTCATCGCCTCGATCGCGACCTCGGTGACGCTGTTCACGCTCGGCAGTCAGCCAGCCGCACTGCCCGGCGAGCAGCATCTGGGCGTGGTGCGTGTGAAGGGCGTCATCGAGGCGGATGGCGAAGCCAACGCCGAGCGCATCATCAAGGGCTTGCGCAAGGCATGGGCGTCCCCGGCCTCCGTCGCGGTGGTGCTCGATATCAACTCGCCGGGGGGAAGCCCGGTGCAGTCCCAGCGCGTCTACGACGAGCTGATGCGCCTGCGAGAGCAGGGTGACAAGCCGGTGATCGCGGTGATCGAGGACCTGGGGGCGAGTGGCGCCTATTACATGGCGGCCGGCGCCGGTGAGATCATCGCCGCGCCTTCGAGCCTGGTGGGCTCCATCGGCGTGATCTCCTCAAGCTTCGGTCTCAAGGGGCCGCTGGAGAAGCTGGATATCGAGCGTCGCGTATTCACGGCAGGTGACAACAAGGCGTTCCTTGACCCGTTCTCGGATATTTCACCGGATCAACGTGCCTTCTGGCAGAACGTGCTGGCCACGACGCATCAGCAGTTCATCGCGGCGGTCAAGACCGGGCGCGGCGAGCGCCTCAAGGATAACCCCGAGCTGTTCTCGGGGCTGATCTGGACCGGCGAGCAGGCGCGGAGGCTGGGGTTGGTCGATCGTACCGGTACGCTGGAAGAGCTGGCGGCGGAGCTGACGCCAGAGGCGGAGCTGCACGATTACACGCCGCGTCAGGACCCCTTCGAGC comes from bacterium Scap17 and encodes:
- a CDS encoding RluA family pseudouridine synthase; amino-acid sequence: MADGQSVQWIEVAPELAGQRIDNFLRTRLKGAPKALIYRIVRKGEVRVNKKRIKVDYRLQAGDLVRVPPLRLSPEAAVQEVSDNLREVLAGCIVRETDDFMVINKPSGLAVHGGSGVKIGLIEAMRQIRTDLPFLELVHRLDRDTSGCILLAKSRAALLQLNADLKAHKMTKLYLALVEGRWDSRRDYVNAPLERYDGGNGERRVRVDEAGKTASTRYAVREAYPSMTLVEAEPITGRTHQIRVHSVHAGHPLLGDTKYGTERGNALAKKVGLERLFLHAAQLSFPDPIDGRTVTVRAPLDKRMKRVLATARELGARHD
- a CDS encoding HAD-IA family hydrolase, encoding MTDLAAGLPQPRYRLVIFDWDGTLMDSEARIVDCLQAASVATGMGELPAHAARDIIGLGLPEAMERLFPGATAEQCDALVEAYKAHFVAVDTTPLDFFPGVEAGIQRLRRHPEQLLAVATGKSRRGLDRMFKAHDCGDWFHASRTADVTLSKPHPRMLEELLVELNVEAHEALMVGDTEYDLEMARALGMHSVGVDYGVHSVPRLESCAPQRIVSHFDELMEWLCVAG
- a CDS encoding S49 family peptidase encodes the protein MSDRPQDPWREGPQGKGESDVGGAGVGSAAGDREVDWQARERTVQLEMMDRWVQGVVTEQRRSRRWKLFFRFLFALLFIASIATSVTLFTLGSQPAALPGEQHLGVVRVKGVIEADGEANAERIIKGLRKAWASPASVAVVLDINSPGGSPVQSQRVYDELMRLREQGDKPVIAVIEDLGASGAYYMAAGAGEIIAAPSSLVGSIGVISSSFGLKGPLEKLDIERRVFTAGDNKAFLDPFSDISPDQRAFWQNVLATTHQQFIAAVKTGRGERLKDNPELFSGLIWTGEQARRLGLVDRTGTLEELAAELTPEAELHDYTPRQDPFERFTRRFAGVMASAMGLETTVSPVSYRLPW